Proteins from one Corynebacterium epidermidicanis genomic window:
- a CDS encoding biotin/lipoyl-containing protein, with protein sequence MKLKVTVNGIAYSVEVEVEEEQRTLAPIVFGGGTGVHTEPSNAKVSGTSLNAIVAPLAGSVFKVLVEEGDEIEAGQVVLILEAMKMETEITAPNAGTVTRLHVAPGDAVQGGQALLEIT encoded by the coding sequence ATGAAACTGAAAGTAACCGTCAACGGTATTGCCTACAGCGTCGAAGTTGAGGTGGAAGAAGAGCAGCGCACGCTCGCTCCCATCGTTTTCGGCGGCGGCACTGGGGTGCACACCGAACCATCGAACGCGAAGGTATCGGGTACCTCATTGAACGCGATCGTCGCGCCCCTTGCGGGATCGGTGTTCAAGGTACTGGTCGAGGAAGGCGATGAAATTGAAGCCGGCCAGGTCGTGCTCATCCTCGAAGCGATGAAGATGGAGACTGAAATTACGGCACCGAATGCGGGTACAGTTACCCGCCTGCACGTCGCCCCTGGCGACGCGGTTCAAGGTGGCCAAGCGCTTCTCGAAATCACCTAG
- a CDS encoding methylmalonyl-CoA carboxytransferase subunit 5S: MSPRKIGVTEVALRDAHQSLMATRMAMEDMVGICEEIDQAGFWSVECWGGATFDSCIRFLNEDPWERLRTFRKLMPNSRLQMLLRGQNLLGYRHYEDMVVDKFVEKSAENGMDVFRVFDALNDPRNLERAMRAVTKVGKHAQGTICYTVSPLHTVEGYIEQAGRLLDMGAESICIKDMAALLKPQPAYDIVKGIKDTYGADTQINVHCHSTTGVTLVTLMKAIEAGADVVDTAISSMSLGPGHNPTESLVEMLEGTEYDTDLDMDRLIKIRDHFKAVRPKYAEFESKTLVDTNIFLSQIPGGMLSNMESQLRAQGAGDRIDEVMREVPVVRKDAGYPPLVTPSSQIVGTQAVFNVLMGRYKVMTAEFADLMLGYYGECIGERNPELIEQAAAQTKKEAITGRPADLLEPEWDKLVEQAQGLEGFDGSDEDVLTNALFPGVAPGFFKTRKDGPKNVGKTAEQLAKEKEQASGAAQAVREPIQYKVTVGGRSQTVKVEPA; encoded by the coding sequence ATGAGCCCTCGTAAAATTGGTGTTACTGAAGTTGCCCTGCGCGATGCCCACCAATCACTCATGGCTACCCGTATGGCCATGGAGGACATGGTGGGGATCTGCGAAGAAATTGATCAAGCCGGATTCTGGTCAGTGGAATGTTGGGGAGGTGCTACCTTCGACTCCTGCATCCGATTCCTCAACGAAGACCCGTGGGAGCGGCTCCGGACTTTCCGCAAACTCATGCCAAACTCCCGGCTGCAGATGCTGCTGCGTGGTCAGAACCTGCTTGGCTACCGCCACTACGAAGACATGGTCGTCGATAAGTTCGTCGAGAAGTCGGCGGAAAACGGCATGGACGTCTTCCGCGTATTCGATGCCCTTAACGACCCCCGCAACTTAGAGCGTGCGATGCGCGCCGTGACCAAGGTCGGCAAGCATGCCCAAGGCACGATTTGCTACACGGTTTCCCCACTGCACACCGTCGAGGGCTACATCGAGCAGGCTGGTCGCTTGCTCGACATGGGTGCGGAATCGATCTGCATCAAGGACATGGCTGCGCTACTGAAGCCGCAGCCCGCCTATGACATTGTGAAGGGCATCAAGGACACCTATGGTGCCGATACTCAGATCAACGTTCACTGCCACTCCACCACCGGAGTCACCCTGGTCACGCTGATGAAAGCGATCGAAGCTGGCGCAGATGTGGTGGACACGGCCATCTCTTCCATGTCGCTTGGCCCGGGCCACAACCCCACCGAGTCTTTGGTCGAAATGCTCGAAGGCACCGAGTATGACACCGACCTGGACATGGACCGCCTGATCAAGATCCGCGACCACTTCAAGGCTGTCCGCCCGAAGTACGCGGAATTCGAGTCCAAGACCTTGGTTGATACGAATATCTTCCTCTCCCAAATCCCAGGTGGCATGCTCTCCAACATGGAATCCCAGCTGCGTGCACAGGGGGCAGGCGACCGTATCGACGAAGTGATGCGCGAAGTTCCTGTCGTCCGCAAAGACGCTGGCTATCCGCCGCTGGTCACGCCATCTTCGCAGATCGTTGGCACCCAGGCTGTGTTCAACGTACTGATGGGTCGTTACAAAGTCATGACGGCCGAGTTCGCAGACTTGATGCTCGGCTACTACGGCGAATGCATCGGTGAGCGTAACCCTGAACTGATTGAGCAAGCTGCAGCTCAGACTAAGAAGGAAGCCATTACCGGCCGCCCAGCTGACCTGCTCGAACCTGAGTGGGACAAGCTCGTCGAGCAGGCTCAGGGGCTCGAAGGCTTTGATGGCAGCGACGAAGATGTCCTCACCAATGCGCTGTTCCCAGGGGTAGCGCCGGGCTTCTTCAAGACGCGGAAAGATGGCCCGAAGAACGTCGGTAAGACTGCTGAGCAGTTGGCCAAAGAAAAAGAGCAGGCATCCGGGGCTGCGCAGGCAGTGCGTGAGCCAATCCAGTACAAGGTCACGGTCGGTGGCCGCAGCCAGACTGTCAAGGTCGAACCAGCCTAG
- a CDS encoding acyl-CoA carboxylase subunit beta, whose amino-acid sequence MTIQEPTMQERLDKLAEAKREVSLGGGAEKLEKQHERGKLTARERVDLLLDEDTFHETGMFAKHRTTHFGMDKATAPADGVVTGVGAILGRPVHVASQDFTVMGGSAGETQSNKVAAMMEASATTGTPFVFINDSGGARVQEGIDSLSGYGKVFYQNVLLSGLVPQISIIAGPCAGGAAYSPALTDFIIQTRKANMFITGPGVIKSVTGEDVTAEQLGGPDAHMAKAGNIHFIAEDDEQAILIAQKLLSFLPQNNTEEPPLVDPDFVVEPDESLRDIVPVEGKKGYDVREIIARIVDRGDFLESQAGFAPNIVVGFGRVVGRTVGIIANQPNVMSGVLDIDSSDKGSQFIRFCNAFNIPLVTLVDVPGFMPGVAQEHGGIIRHGAKMLYAYSSATVPKITVVLRKSYGGAHLAMCSKDLGADRVFAWPTAEIAVMGAEGAVNVVFRKEIEAAEDPAAKREELIQLYKDTFSTPFMAASRGLVDDIIDPANTRAEIAMALEVLANKRVTRPAKKHGLGPS is encoded by the coding sequence ATGACGATTCAAGAACCAACGATGCAGGAGCGCCTCGACAAGCTGGCTGAGGCCAAGCGCGAAGTTTCCCTTGGCGGTGGCGCAGAGAAACTCGAAAAGCAACATGAGCGGGGTAAGCTCACCGCACGGGAGCGCGTCGATTTGCTACTCGACGAAGACACCTTCCACGAGACCGGGATGTTCGCCAAGCACCGGACGACGCACTTCGGTATGGACAAGGCGACGGCTCCTGCAGACGGCGTCGTCACCGGCGTGGGTGCCATCCTTGGTCGGCCAGTGCACGTAGCTTCCCAGGACTTCACCGTTATGGGCGGCTCGGCTGGTGAAACACAGTCCAACAAAGTGGCAGCGATGATGGAAGCCTCTGCTACTACCGGTACGCCGTTTGTTTTCATCAATGACTCCGGTGGAGCTCGCGTCCAGGAAGGCATTGATTCGCTCTCCGGCTACGGCAAGGTGTTCTACCAGAACGTGTTGCTTTCCGGTTTGGTGCCACAGATCTCCATCATTGCAGGTCCTTGCGCTGGTGGTGCTGCGTACTCACCGGCTTTGACTGACTTCATCATCCAGACCCGCAAGGCCAACATGTTCATCACCGGCCCGGGCGTGATTAAGTCGGTGACCGGCGAGGACGTGACAGCTGAACAGCTCGGCGGTCCAGACGCTCACATGGCTAAGGCAGGGAATATCCACTTCATTGCCGAGGACGATGAGCAGGCCATCCTCATCGCGCAGAAGCTGCTGAGCTTCCTGCCACAAAACAACACCGAGGAGCCGCCGCTGGTGGACCCAGATTTCGTGGTGGAACCCGATGAGTCTCTCCGCGACATCGTCCCAGTCGAGGGCAAGAAAGGCTACGACGTCCGCGAGATCATCGCCCGCATCGTCGACCGTGGCGACTTCCTGGAGTCCCAAGCCGGCTTCGCGCCCAATATTGTGGTCGGCTTCGGCCGAGTGGTGGGCCGTACCGTGGGTATCATCGCCAACCAGCCAAACGTCATGTCTGGTGTTTTGGATATCGATTCCTCCGACAAGGGCTCTCAGTTCATCCGCTTCTGCAACGCCTTCAACATCCCTCTCGTCACCCTGGTGGACGTTCCAGGCTTCATGCCGGGCGTGGCCCAGGAGCACGGTGGCATCATCCGGCACGGGGCAAAAATGCTATACGCATATTCGTCCGCAACCGTGCCAAAGATCACCGTTGTCCTGCGCAAATCTTACGGTGGCGCTCACCTAGCGATGTGTTCCAAGGACCTTGGCGCCGACCGGGTATTTGCCTGGCCAACTGCTGAAATCGCCGTGATGGGTGCCGAAGGCGCGGTGAATGTAGTCTTCCGCAAGGAAATCGAAGCCGCAGAGGACCCAGCAGCCAAGCGTGAGGAACTGATCCAGTTGTACAAGGACACGTTCTCCACCCCGTTCATGGCCGCTTCCCGCGGGCTTGTCGACGACATCATCGACCCAGCCAACACCCGGGCAGAGATTGCCATGGCGCTCGAAGTACTGGCCAACAAGCGTGTTACTCGCCCGGCGAAGAAACACGGCTTGGGTCCGTCCTAA